Part of the Niallia alba genome is shown below.
ATATAATAGCGGAACTTCGTGGGCCAAATGGCTGCCCGTGGGATAAAAAACAAACTCATGAAAGCTTGCGTAAATACTTATTGGAAGAAAGCTATGAATTAATTGAGGCAATCAATGAAGGGGACATAGACCATATTATTGAAGAGCTTGGTGATGTGTTATTACAAGTAATGCTTCATAGTCAAGTAGGAGAAGATGAGGGATATTTTTCAATCGATGATGTAATTGAAGGAATTTCCGATAAAATGATTCGCAGACATCCACATGTATTTGGGGAAGAACAAGCAGAATCGGTCGATGATGTAATGAAGCATTGGCAAAATGCCAAAAAACAGGAAGCGAAGGAAGAAACAGAATCTATCTTAGATGGAATAAACCGTGCAATGCCTAATTTATTACAGGCTTATGAATTACAAAGAAAAGCTGCAAAGGTAGGATTTGATTGGCTGAATGTAGAAGGAGCTTGGGAAAAGGTAAAAGAGGAGATTCTTGAGTTTCAAGAGGAATTAAAAGAGGCAAATAATAGAGAGCAGATAGAAAGTGAATTTGGCGATGTTTTATTTTCACTGGTAAATATTGCTAGGTTTTATAAAGTAGATCCTGAACTTGCCATCTTCCAGACAAACAAAAAATTTCTCCAGCGTTTTTCTTATATAGAAAAAAAGGTGAAGGAGTCTGAAAGAGATTGGAGCGATATGAGTTTAGAGGAATTAGACGGTTTTTGGAATGAAGCAAAGGAAAAATAACGTTAAGAAGGAGCTGTTAGGGTGCGACTAGATAAATTCTTGAAAATCTCTCGCTTAATTAAGCGAAGAACATTAGCAAAGGAAGTTGCTGATCAGGGGAGGATTTTGGTAAATGGACAGCAAGCAAAAGCAAGTACAAATGTGAAGGTCGGCGATGAGCTGCAGGTTCGTTTCGGTCAAAA
Proteins encoded:
- the yabN gene encoding bifunctional methyltransferase/pyrophosphohydrolase YabN; translated protein: MKQIKVIGLGAGDINQLPLGVYRSLIDENKAVYVRTNDHPVISTLEEEGVIFHSFDSIYEKHEQFEAVYKEIVEVLLEKAKETDIVYAVPGHPLVAEKTVQLLIEKDKEGIVSIEIAGGQSFLDSIFQALRIDPIEGFQLLDGTALDRSSIQLRNHLIIGQVYDAFSASEVKLTLMDVLPYDYPIKIVTAAGSILEKIKEIELHELDREIDLNNLTSIYVPPVQEEKLLYKEFSQLRHIIAELRGPNGCPWDKKQTHESLRKYLLEESYELIEAINEGDIDHIIEELGDVLLQVMLHSQVGEDEGYFSIDDVIEGISDKMIRRHPHVFGEEQAESVDDVMKHWQNAKKQEAKEETESILDGINRAMPNLLQAYELQRKAAKVGFDWLNVEGAWEKVKEEILEFQEELKEANNREQIESEFGDVLFSLVNIARFYKVDPELAIFQTNKKFLQRFSYIEKKVKESERDWSDMSLEELDGFWNEAKEK
- a CDS encoding RNA-binding S4 domain-containing protein; the encoded protein is MRLDKFLKISRLIKRRTLAKEVADQGRILVNGQQAKASTNVKVGDELQVRFGQKLVTAKVEMLQESTKKEDAANMYKIIKEETLS